The DNA sequence GAGATATCCTTCTGGAATGTACTAATTTAGAGTACATCTCGTTGTActgattttcctctgctctttcacAACAGATTTTCATGACAGGCCTGCCTCTTCATATGCACAGGGAGCAAGACCAAAAGAGAATTCGTTAAGCACTTTGAGGCTGAATGCGTCCATGAACCGCCAGTTGCCTTCTGATCATCAGCCATCTTTTTTCAACAGAGACTCTCATATGAGCTCTTCAAGATCCAGCTATTCTTCAAGACAAAGGAGAAATGGAATGCAGTCTCCCCAGAGGAGCATGCAGTCAGAATTTGCTCATACTGCCATTAGAGATGAAACTCCTTCCTCAGGTGGTTCTGAAAGGATTTTATCTGCGCAGAGGTCACTGAATGAGCCTGCCCCTGATAGTGAAGGAAGACGCACAACCAGACAGCTGCTGTCTCGTTTAGCGTCTAGCATGTCATCTACGTTTTTCTCACGAAGGTCTAGCCAAGACTCATTGCATACAAGATCATCAGGCTCTGAGGAGTCCTGCGTTGTTCCAAGAGTTCAAGCTTCTACTCTGTCTAGCGCtaatgcagctgcagctcctgaagTTCCAGGGCTTCAGACATCTGAAGCTTCTCAGGGATTTAGTTTTCTTAGACGAAGATGGGGTTTATCAGGAGTTTCACAGAACCATAACTCTGACGGGGAAAGTTACAGACCAGACTCTGAAAGTAGGAGCGCAGGATCCTGGTTATCGTCATCTTTGAGGAACAGGTGTACACCTCTCTTCtctaggaggaggagagaaggaagagatgaatCTGCAAGGATCTCTACCTCTGATACACCTGCTAGATCACAACATGTCTTCAGAAGGAGAGAGTCAGGTGAGGAGACCTCTCTTGAAGCATCAGATAGCCCTCCTAGGGCTTCTGTTAACAGACCTCCAACACCTGCAGTATCTGGTATCCCTACAGCTACTGCCTCCCCACCAGATTCAACCCACAGTAGGAGAAGTTCTGGAATTCTGCCTGGTTCTCTCTTTCGCTTTGCAGTGCCTCCAACATTAGGAAGCAGTCTCTCTGACAATCTTATGATAACTGTAGATATTATTCCCTCTGGCTGGAATCAATCTGATGGACCGGAAAGTGACAAGTCTAAAATACCACCTTCAAGAGATCCAGAAAGACTCCAGAAAATCAAAGAGAGGTAAATCAGTATGCTCTTTCCAGATAATAACATGTACCTGCATTAACGTGTGAGGGTTTTCTGTAACCTTAACGTTAAAAAGGAACCTTTCCTTCAGAGAAGGATGCATCTCAGTCCTTCGTCACCTATGGTGTCACTTTTGTCTTTAGAGAAAGTTGTTTTACTCCTTAGAGATTTGAGAACAGTTTGATGGGAATTGTCATTATGAAAACCCTTACATTAAAGGTGTCATAGCGTTTGTTGATCTTTCTTCCTATTCAGTCTGCTCTTAGAAGATTCTGAAGATGAAGAGGGTGACTTGTGCAGAATCTGTCAGATGTCTTCTGCAAGCTCTAACAACCTTTTAATAGAGCCATGCAAATGCACTGGAAGTCTGCAATATGTTCACCAGGAGTGCATGAAAAAATGGCTGCAGTCCAAGATTAATTCAGGTAAAGCAGAGTCTAGACTAAGGTGGACTTCCAGTTACGCTGGGAGCTTTATCAGTAGGATGACTATTACTAACGTCACAGcgtttctttgaaaaatgaagagGTTGATTTGGGGAGGGCATCTCTAGAGCTACTCTAATGCTTTAAGGGGCTTTGCTCCCCCAGTGCATGCAGTTCTAGCTATTACTAAGACTTAGAGACAGGCTGATTGTAGCAGTGATAAGAATCTTAAAATCCCCCCCCGAAATGTTTAGTGTAACTGTGCTTAACTGACCTTAAAAACAGAGTCTTATTTAACTCCTATTCAGAGCAGTTAAGAGTACTTATTTAAAAGGTTTCATCGAAGTGCGTATAGAATTTCTTTGGTAAGAAACGCTTCAGATACTGCGCACTGTAGAACTGTTTTGTAATAACCTTTAAATTTATTGAACGCTTTATAGTTATCTGTAGCATTTCTGAGACTGAAAATTGGCATCTTGGTAGAGGGCATGGAGATTGTTAAATACCTTTTACTGAAGGAAGATGCATCTGTTTACTTGTTTACTCAgtgtcaaaaaaacccacatccaaATGGGGATGTATTCAAAGCCTCAGCCGATAGGAGACTTTCACTTCAAGTAGAGAACTTCTTAGATGTGAATCGACAAGTATAAGACGCAAATCCACCATCAACCTGCTTTGTTAATTTTGTTGTTTGCGGAGCAACTTGTTTTAAACCTGATATTTCAAGACAATGTTTATTATTATGTAATTATTACATAATTTTATGTACAATTTTATGTACATTTGGATTACACTGTAGAACTTAAAACTGCttaagcagtgattttttttgttttgctttatgtcAGACTTTCAGTAAGAGGCATATAGTGTCCAGATTGACtatgagaagaaataaatagtttGATGGGAAATAAACACTCTATACCCTTAAAATCCTGACTGTAGGAGATACTCACTACAGTACTATCAGAGGCTGTCTTTTTCTTCTAACCTTGCTCTGCAAAATAAAGTCAAGAATCAGTTATAGTTTATAACGTTTGTATGCTTTGAACCTATGTTTTGAATTGTTGTAACTTACCACTGACTCGTcacctttttcccctccccaccaggtTCTTCTTTGGAAGCGGTAACCACTTGTGAGTTGTGTAAAGAGAAGTTGCATCTTAATCTTGAAGACTTTGATATTCATGAACTCTATAGGGCACATGCAAATGAACAAGTTAGTATATTTTGCCTAATTTGGTAAGTGTTGGTTTAGCGCTGGGAGggtagctttgtttttttcttataggAGGAAAAAGTCCTTTTGAGAAGGAAAACCAGTTATGCACATAAAGTAATGTAAATCTGGAACAGATTTTTCCTCCTCAGTATTCAGACAAATTCTATCTTCTTGCTGTGCTTCCAAGTTCTGAGCTTTCAGTAAGTGTAATATCTCGTATCTTTTCTTATTTGCAGATGGGTCATGTAGCTTTCCAGCCCAGTGTCTTTGCCACACAGGTGCAATGGAAATACTAGTATGATTAGATTGAATTTCAAATTCATGTAATGATGATTTGGCTTTCCCTATAGCTGTTTTTAGGTGCAGTTAAACACTTGATTTAAACCTACCATTAAAAACTTTATCCTTTTCCTTAGAGTAGTAGAGACTAACCTCCTGTTTTAACAGAACTACCTGCTGTTTCCTTAAGTCCTttcctaaattaaaaacaaatttaaggcCCATAGATATTACTGTCTTGAGATAAAATGCAACATCTTAGAAGGACTGGATTTGGtagtatttaaaatgaataattaacAAAGGCTGGGATTATTTTAGTGAACTCTATTCAGAGGGCTTTCTTATGCCTCTGGGTTGTATTCTGTGAATGTAGAAAGGCTAATGAAATTCAGCCACCTGAGAAGTTAAAATATTGCCAAGTGGCGCCAGTTTTCTCAAGTGTGAACTCAGCCAAACATCAGCGTCttaattttcttattatttagAGTAAGCTATTTTAACTGTGTCTCCATTTTTGAGTTCCAGTTGCTTGGGCCAGATTATGAACGGTTTTTCTTGATAGTACCATCAAATCTTTTAACACTACTGAGTGTTGGTGACTGCGTCGATGTACTTCGATAGAAGTGGAAGAGCTTTTAAAACTTGTTCCTAAAGAATTGACTCTCTAAAATCAGCAGTTAGTATTTTGAAAGTCCTTAGCTTAGCGGAGACGATCATTTCTCAGAATATTTATACCACCATAAAGTTCCTTTAATATTTTCcccttattttgtctttctgtagAGGATTGGCTTCTTTTCAGTGGCTTCCAGCAGAGCTgtagttttcttgtgtttttttaagtaattcttACACCTGATGGTATACTCTGATCCTTAAACTCATACCTGTGGACTAGTTATACTGCCTTAGAATTCATTTGTAGAAGTCATTCTGTTTAACTTCAAAGATAACATATTAGATCTAGGGTGAGTGGGAAGAACCACAAGTATAATAGCTTTTTAATAATTACTCTGTAATGTTCTTGGAGCACCTGAGGAGTAGTTATATAACGCTTCCAGGAAAAGTGAATTCTCGTTCTGCTGCTTGAATTGTGTATGTAGATGCATTactaacattttgaaaatttattttgatcTCCTTTAAGGCAGACTATGAATTTATCAGCTCTGGTCTCTACCTTGTAGTGTTGTTACACTTATGTGAACAGCGCTTTTCTGATATGCTGGGAACTTCAAATGAGGCCAGCACGCGTGTCAGAGTAAGTATGTGTTCGTTTTATGGAAGGGATTGCTCATATCTGGATTTGTCTAATAGAGTAACACcatgtttgttttgaaactaAACATACTACTTGATTGCAGTTAACATGGTTCAAAATCACTTTTGTCAGTGTTATTGGTAACTGATTACCTCTGCAGATATGTTGTTGTGATTGCCCTGAATTTATATGGAACTTGAAGGGTAACATTCCTCTGTataaaacatgcagctgagactACTGGAACTGAGAATATTTGACGAATCTTTCTCATTTTGCCATTCTACTATTGCAAAGGTGTGGGCCTTGCAACCGTTTGGATGGGGCCCTAAATACATACCTCAGTATTACGTTCTGAAGTTGTCTGCCTATAGTGTAATTTTCTAGCGTTAGTCAAAACTCTTACTTAGATGTATTTTGACTGGATTCTTGTGCCTTAACTGGCACGGATTACGTTTCTCTGCGTTAGAATTTCTAGAAGTAGttgatttttttgtaaaactGGCAATTTTTGAGATGTGTCTGACTCTCAAAACAGATCTACTTTACAGACTGTAGAACGTGAAGAAGAAGAAACCTTTGACATAGAGTGGAAGCTGAAATGACTGTGCAATAGCAGTTTGAAGTCTAATGTGGGgctttttattaaattttgtaTTGATTTTGTAAGTTGGGCAAAGGGGTTAGGATAACTGACAACTGGGATGAGGCTTTGGGATTGAGGGTACTATTGCGAAAAGAAATCTCTGCTAACTTGTTGCAGATTTCTGCAGATAACTTTGCAACTTTTAAACTACTTTCTCTCTGCCTTGTTTCTAGTTTATTAACCTTGCAAGAACTCTTCAGGCACATATGGAAGATATTGAAAGTAGGTGttcccacccctcctccccccattaGATTCACTCAGAGTTACATGCATACAGTCCTCTTTGTCAAGATTCATACTACCAAATTTAGTCACTGAAAAATTGACTTTACCTAGCAGTGTTTTTTCCAGTTTCGGTAGAATTGTTTTGGGGGAGAACTGACTGAATTTTCCGTGATTGATTTCCCAACAGCAGAGGGAACTGAGGAAGTGTCTTCTGCAAGTGATACCAAGATTCCTCACTAGTTACAGTGTGGTTATTTTAATTCTAGTAGAACATAGTTATGGAACTGGTGGTGACCTTCAGGCTGTAGCATTTCACATGAGTCCTAGTAGGAAAGCAACATTTTGGATCGAATTGGACTGCACTTAATTATGATAGTCTCAGAATTATCCACTTTTGGGTTCAAAAACAGTTGCCTGCTTTGCCAAAGCACTAGCCTACTTTTCACCACATGGGTCCTGTGTTGTGGTTAAATTCACAAGTATATGCTGACTTTTGGTCAACTTAACCTGCATTTAAGTATTATTCTTGAGCATTATGAATAGACAATGGAAAGGTACCTGGGGCTACTTCTTTTTCTAGGGCGtgtgtctgtctgcctgtccCCCTCAACACGCAAAGTTTTTATATGGGTTTATCTTTCAGTTCATAAGATTTTGGTATTCAGAGTACAATAGGGAATGCTATAAAAGGAAATAAGTTTTCCTTTAGTTTAGCAGATGATTATTTCTATATTCAGagcattaaataatattttttttaaataaatgtggaTTGTGGAGGTGAGAATTTATTCCGTAGTTATGTGTTTCCTTGTTAcaatagaaattaattttaatgaggAGTGTTTCACACAGTAGTTTGGCCTATGTTTTATCTAGGCTTGGCCTATGTTTTATCTAGGCTTTACCGAACTTGCAGGTGAGGATTACTGAAGTAAACTTTAATCTTGACACTATTTTGTTACACTTCCTTTTTAAGAAGCATTTTTAGGGGACCGCAGAAGCGACAAGACAGACCATGCTTCCTTCTTTATGTTCAGAGATTGACTTTGAGATGGATTCTTGGGTGTGCAAATACTTTCTTGGCAAGAGAGTTTGCTCAAGAGGACAGATAAAACTCCTGTTAGGCACAAGATAACACATTACAAACGTACTGTAGATGTTTGATCTGGCTTTTTATCACAGTTATCTGGCTTTTTATCACAGTTGACAAGTATGTATTTGTTCTTTAATTCATCTCGCAAGGAAATCCTGTGCATACTTAGGATTCATGTTCATTTCACATAAATTGAAggaagggggggtggggagagaagctTCTGCTTCAAAGTAAGACTGATTTAATTGCattaaacaatatatatttttaatagttgTTCTGTTTTAGAGTACTGCACATTTCTAGATATTTTAGTGTGCAAATAGTTAACTATGTGAGTCATTTATTTCCCTTGGGTTGAGTGCAGCTGTCATGGATTGTACATACTCTCCTGTTACTACTGTTGGAATTAGTCACTGTAAACATTATATAAAAGTTGAGTCTCTGGCATAATCTTCCTTTTgtattcttccttttattttatgttgAGGGGGAGCAGGAGGGCTCTGCAGTTGGTAATAATGGACTTGAGCTTAAAAATGATACGTTTTTAGACATGAAAGACATTTAAGAATTAAGctatataattaatataaacaAAGTTTTGATTTGTGGGACGTTTTGATTTTATAGTCTGGTATTATAAAGTTACCTTTATTTCCACTGCTCATCCTAAGCTAAAAGTGCTCTAATTCTGCATTTCACAGAGCTTTATGAGGGCTTCTGATTATACTATGTTGTTCCAACAGCTTCTGAGGATGATTCTGAAGACAGTGATACTGGCAGAACTCTTGACACTGCTTAGTACTGCGCAAGGCAGTGGAAGTGCTGCAGAGATGCTGAGCTGGCAAAGAACGTCAACGTGcatttatttcttgctttctttagTAAAAAGCGCATTAAATATTACTGTAGTTTTTGAAGCGTTGTTGAATTCAAAATCAACTGCTGCACAGTGGAACTCAGTGGACTTGAGAACTACTCGGCATGTGCAAGAATTAGCTATGTAAAGCAACTTCCCTTTTTAAATGATGGGATGATATGCTTTGTTTTGAAAGACTtcaaattttgaatatttaaggAAGCTGTATCtccctttattttcccttcttacTGTAGTCAGGTTTCTGGTTTTGTCTATCGAGTTTTACTCCTACTGGCACTAAGTGGTAATTGTGGGGtttaggggtggggggggtggggataTCCATGTACttcaataggatttttttttttttttaaagcctctgtTGCTGTCTCATATAACAACTGATTGCTTCCAGTGTTAACATCAAATGAGCAGGAGGATGAGCAAGATGCTGTAGAGAttgtttgatttttcagtttatttgaagAATGTTTAACTCAAAAAGCAATAAGAACTTGCAGTGGTCTTCTAATACTtaatgatggttttttttttaatgtgctggtTTGGAAACTGGAGATTATATTTGATATTATGTGGCTATTCCATTATGGGATATTGCAGATGTAAACTTGCATTTCAGCATTCCTGGCAGATATGCAACTTGATAAAGACTTAAAAGTTGTTTAGTTTAATCAGTCTTTTTTAGATCCCACCTTCACTGTTCAAAGCACTGGTTATCAATGTGTTTTCTAGTGTTGTCACTTCTTTACAAATAAAGTTGATAATGAAGTATGCACCTGTACTGGTATTGTcctcccccccgccacacacatgTATGTTTACCAGAACATACATTTGAAAACTTAGAAAGCTGTAGTATGTGGTACCTTTTTACTAATGTTTGTGCATTCGTATACAGATATTTAAACTTGTTTCTGACTGTCTTTAAGAAGCCTTTTATGAACAGTGGTATAATTAACTGCCGTGTATGTATTAGGATTCTGTTTGCTATAAATAGTTATGGTGGCTTTTTAATGGTTGCAGTAACAATATGTAACTGCAAAGAATGTGGGATGTTGAATTACCTTGAGTTTGTCTTATTATTACACCAGTTATGTATAAACAAACTTGTGAGGAAGAAAGGATGTATCTTAAAAATCTAGAGTTTGTTTCAGTTAAGAGTTAATTTTGCAAGCATTACATGAGATGGCGTGTCATCTGTAGGACTTGAAAGGAAATTGGACACTGAAGAAGTTGCACACTTCTGTGTACGTTCTGGTAACCCTAAGCATCAGGTATTCAGCACCAATGCTTACATGTGTTATTCCTGGAATTTattaaaatacagctgtttttcagacgttcatctgaaaagcaaaagccCAGATGTATgtgaaaatgtttctaatttctGAAGAATTTGATTTCACattcatggtttaaaaaaaaaaaaaaaaaaaaaagcttcatccTTTCTCAATTAGTTTTTGTAGCTTAGCAAAACATCAGACAGTGAAACACAGTATTGAATATGCACTCGCTGTGTCTAGAGTTATGAGCATGGGCTTTCATAGCCTAATAAAGTGATGACCTGAAGGCTCTTTTCCATTCATCTCTTTCTATCTTTGTAACAAATAGCATGCTGTGGAGTAGCTGCAGTTCCAAGTACAAATTGGGTTCAAGTGACAGACTGTGATGCTGGAGTGGCCCTGCAGCTCAGTAGAGGTTCAGtacaaaggaggaagaaggagtgACACTGACCAGTAGTGTctgtgaaaagcagaagaaagtttgAATGCACCAAGTGGGGAGAATGTTGCCCTCCCTCAGTCCcaggctgcctttcctgaagAGAGCTCTGCCTTTCAACCTGGAAACTTTCCACAGGCCCAGGGACTGGAGACCTGGGCAATACAGAAGGGCAGAGGCTGGAAGCAGCCAGGATTTGTCATCTTCCATGTCCATCTCTGTGATGCAAAATCTTTGTTCATGGAAGCATCTGTCTGTGCAAACGCTTGTGTGTCTGCACAAGTGTGCTTTTGCTGCACAAAGTGCATGTGTGCTTCTGCAAGTGTTTCTGTGCCCCTGTCTATccttgtgcgtgtgtgtgcatgcaagtgTCCATGCATGCGCTTTTGTTTCCATCTGAGTTTCATGTCTGCACCATATTTTTTCTCAGTTGCTGGAGACATTGGCAACAGCTAGGGTCCAAAGCCCAGAGACCCTGGGTGCTCCCGGGAGACTCCTCCACCTCCCGCGAATACCTGTAAGTACCTAGAGGCCCTAGCCCGAGGCAGTGCAGGGGGCCCTAGGGTGAGGCAGGGCTTTCTCCATTGTCTTGGGGTTGTATGCGGGTGGAGGAAAGGCGTCAGGGTCCCTGAGGCTGCACCACAGCCTGTGGAGAGGGTCACAGGGGCGCTGCCTTTTCTCTCTTGAGTTTCTGGGGCAGCTTGAGCTCATTGACCCCCTCTGCCTTGGGCTTGCTGCTGTTCCAAGCTGTCCCCAGTTGTGCCTGGTCCTCAGCTGTGGGCCCGGTGTCCGCAGTGGGACCCATGGCACCGCCAGCTGCCGCACGCATGCGCGGAGCACAGCCGTGCTCTCCTCTGCCCGGGCGTGACGGGAGAGCAACGTTGCGATCAGCCGGCGGGCGCATGCGTAGTGGCCCCAACCTGCTCACTGCTGCCGCCGCTAGAgcacagcgcagtactgcagcgagtcGGGACAACGCATGCGCAGAGGTGCCACCGCGCTCACTGCTGCCCCCGCACGATCACAACCCAGTACTGCAGCCCACCCTCCGGCACATGCGCAACGCTGGTCACTGTATTCAATAACCGGTTTTTTTTGGTCTCGTTTGGCAGGTGCCAAGCACTAAGGTGTTGGCACGTAGCAGAGATGCTCAGCAGCGCCCAGATGGGCCCATCAATCTGCCTGGGTCGGGTAACGTCAGACACCTCTGCAGTGACGCTGCGTGCAGAGGCACAAGGCTGTGGCCGTGCAGTGGGGGAGCAATACTGGGCCAAACACGGTGCACGGAGGCAGAGCTCAGGAGAGGCCCCGAGTACTCGGCTGCCAGGACAGGGGCTCGTGACAGGCCAGCGCGACGCCCCTCGCTCCTCCGCGGCCGCGCCCTGCGCTCTGCTG is a window from the Struthio camelus isolate bStrCam1 chromosome 6, bStrCam1.hap1, whole genome shotgun sequence genome containing:
- the MARCHF7 gene encoding E3 ubiquitin-protein ligase MARCHF7 isoform X3 codes for the protein MESKPSRIPRRISVQASSTSLGSRALTGSSLAGAYSARESSRRLESGYQESSVLNSSSRDWGIGEREAHETPWKLATSSPNRYSGTLDHPRSGRFLGSRNRLSTSSSSHFTSACYGESETTQGAYSRLNSQQRDSDSKRPKLSCTSTSSLRNNGLNAISDSSWRYSRIPRSSSVVLGSLGTELVRERRELERRTDPSANNLVDHSHRNNDFSSSTYFHDRPASSYAQGARPKENSLSTLRLNASMNRQLPSDHQPSFFNRDSHMSSSRSSYSSRQRRNGMQSPQRSMQSEFAHTAIRDETPSSGGSERILSAQRSLNEPAPDSEGRRTTRQLLSRLASSMSSTFFSRRSSQDSLHTRSSGSEESCVVPRVQASTLSSANAAAAPEVPGLQTSEASQGFSFLRRRWGLSGVSQNHNSDGESYRPDSESRSAGSWLSSSLRNRCTPLFSRRRREGRDESARISTSDTPARSQHVFRRRESVPPTLGSSLSDNLMITVDIIPSGWNQSDGPESDKSKIPPSRDPERLQKIKESLLLEDSEDEEGDLCRICQMSSASSNNLLIEPCKCTGSLQYVHQECMKKWLQSKINSGSSLEAVTTCELCKEKLHLNLEDFDIHELYRAHANEQADYEFISSGLYLVVLLHLCEQRFSDMLGTSNEASTRVRLLRMILKTVILAELLTLLSTAQGSGSAAEMLSWQRTSTCIYFLLSLVKSALNITVVFEALLNSKSTAAQWNSVDLRTTRHVQELAM
- the MARCHF7 gene encoding E3 ubiquitin-protein ligase MARCHF7 isoform X1, with product MESKPSRIPRRISVQASSTSLGSRALTGSSLAGAYSARESSRRLESGYQESSVLNSSSRDWGIGEREAHETPWKLATSSPNRYSGTLDHPRSGRFLGSRNRLSTSSSSHFTSACYGESETTQGAYSRLNSQQRDSDSKRPKLSCTSTSSLRNNGLNAISDSSWRYSRIPRSSSVVLGSLGTELVRERRELERRTDPSANNLVDHSHRNNDFSSSTYFHDRPASSYAQGARPKENSLSTLRLNASMNRQLPSDHQPSFFNRDSHMSSSRSSYSSRQRRNGMQSPQRSMQSEFAHTAIRDETPSSGGSERILSAQRSLNEPAPDSEGRRTTRQLLSRLASSMSSTFFSRRSSQDSLHTRSSGSEESCVVPRVQASTLSSANAAAAPEVPGLQTSEASQGFSFLRRRWGLSGVSQNHNSDGESYRPDSESRSAGSWLSSSLRNRCTPLFSRRRREGRDESARISTSDTPARSQHVFRRRESGEETSLEASDSPPRASVNRPPTPAVSGIPTATASPPDSTHSRRSSGILPGSLFRFAVPPTLGSSLSDNLMITVDIIPSGWNQSDGPESDKSKIPPSRDPERLQKIKESLLLEDSEDEEGDLCRICQMSSASSNNLLIEPCKCTGSLQYVHQECMKKWLQSKINSGSSLEAVTTCELCKEKLHLNLEDFDIHELYRAHANEQADYEFISSGLYLVVLLHLCEQRFSDMLGTSNEASTRVRLLRMILKTVILAELLTLLSTAQGSGSAAEMLSWQRTSTCIYFLLSLVKSALNITVVFEALLNSKSTAAQWNSVDLRTTRHVQELAM
- the MARCHF7 gene encoding E3 ubiquitin-protein ligase MARCHF7 isoform X2 yields the protein MESKPSRIPRRISVQASSTSLGSRALTGSSLAGAYSARESSRRLESGYQESSVLNSSSRDWGIGEREAHETPWKLATSSPNRYSGTLDHPRSGRFLGSRNRLSTSSSSHFTSACYGESETTQGAYSRLNSQQRDSDSKRPKLSCTSTSSLRNNGLNAISDSSWRYSRIPRSSSVVLGSLGTELVRERRELERRTDPSANNLVDHSHRNNDFSSSTYFHDRPASSYAQGARPKENSLSTLRLNASMNRQLPSDHQPSFFNRDSHMSSSRSSYSSRQRRNGMQSPQRSMQSEFAHTAIRDETPSSGGSERILSAQRSLNEPAPDSEGRRTTRQLLSRLASSMSSTFFSRRSSQDSLHTRSSGSEESCVVPRVQASTLSSANAAAAPEVPGLQTSEASQGFSFLRRRWGLSGVSQNHNSDGESYRPDSESRSAGSWLSSSLRNRCTPLFSRRRREGRDESARISTSDTPARSQHVFRRRESGEETSLEASDSPPRASVNRPPTPAVSGIPTATASPPDSTHSRRSSGILPGSLFRFAVPPTLGSSLSDNLMITVDIIPSGWNQSDGPESDKSKIPPSRDPERLQKIKESLLLEDSEDEEGDLCRICQMSSASSNNLLIEPCKCTGSLQYVHQECMKKWLQSKINSGSSLEAVTTCELCKEKLHLNLEDFDIHELYRAHANEQADYEFISSGLYLVVLLHLCEQRFSDMLGTSNEASTRVRFINLARTLQAHMEDIETSEDDSEDSDTGRTLDTA
- the MARCHF7 gene encoding E3 ubiquitin-protein ligase MARCHF7 isoform X4, encoding MESKPSRIPRRISVQASSTSLGSRALTGSSLAGAYSARESSRRLESGYQESSVLNSSSRDWGIGEREAHETPWKLATSSPNRYSGTLDHPRSGRFLGSRNRLSTSSSSHFTSACYGESETTQGAYSRLNSQQRDSDSKRPKLSCTSTSSLRNNGLNAISDSSWRYSRIPRSSSVVLGSLGTELVRERRELERRTDPSANNLVDHSHRNNDFSSSTYFHDRPASSYAQGARPKENSLSTLRLNASMNRQLPSDHQPSFFNRDSHMSSSRSSYSSRQRRNGMQSPQRSMQSEFAHTAIRDETPSSGGSERILSAQRSLNEPAPDSEGRRTTRQLLSRLASSMSSTFFSRRSSQDSLHTRSSGSEESCVVPRVQASTLSSANAAAAPEVPGLQTSEASQGFSFLRRRWGLSGVSQNHNSDGESYRPDSESRSAGSWLSSSLRNRCTPLFSRRRREGRDESARISTSDTPARSQHVFRRRESVPPTLGSSLSDNLMITVDIIPSGWNQSDGPESDKSKIPPSRDPERLQKIKESLLLEDSEDEEGDLCRICQMSSASSNNLLIEPCKCTGSLQYVHQECMKKWLQSKINSGSSLEAVTTCELCKEKLHLNLEDFDIHELYRAHANEQADYEFISSGLYLVVLLHLCEQRFSDMLGTSNEASTRVRFINLARTLQAHMEDIETSEDDSEDSDTGRTLDTA